One window of the Mycobacterium sp. SVM_VP21 genome contains the following:
- a CDS encoding VOC family protein, which translates to MEITLHTVTFDCADADKLARFWSQLLARPLDEGASAEIASIGISAQTPPCLVFVQVPEAKQVKNRVHLDLLAADLAAAVERALELGAARLADHAEGGYRWTTLADPEGNEFDLVAA; encoded by the coding sequence ATGGAGATCACGCTGCACACCGTCACCTTCGACTGCGCCGACGCCGACAAGCTGGCGCGATTCTGGTCGCAGCTACTGGCCCGACCGCTCGACGAGGGAGCCAGCGCTGAAATCGCCTCAATCGGCATCTCAGCGCAGACGCCGCCATGCCTGGTGTTCGTGCAGGTGCCAGAAGCCAAGCAGGTCAAGAACCGGGTGCACCTCGACCTCCTCGCGGCGGATCTGGCCGCCGCGGTCGAGCGTGCCCTGGAGCTGGGTGCCGCCCGGTTGGCCGACCATGCCGAGGGCGGCTACCGGTGGACCACACTGGCCGACCCCGAGGGCAACGAGTTCGACCTCGTGGCGGCCTGA
- a CDS encoding MerR family transcriptional regulator: protein MPTLLPIGDFSRMTYLTVKALRLYHERGLLTPVQVDPSSGYRYYSPDQLPIAQVIRRLRDLGMPLDELTEVVRAEQVTDRNRAIVAHLQRLQDRLAQTQASVESLRALLEDSGDACDVTYRSVPATPAAAGVDQVAMADIDDWWEHAFTELDAAVADDAPGVRGALYSAEFFEAGGGEVIAFRPVGAATARGRVRTLDIPAAELAVAVHRGAFGELDRTYAALGTHVAERELGVDGPIREHYLVSGYDTDDETAHRTEVCWPIFRTKS from the coding sequence ATGCCGACACTGTTGCCCATCGGGGACTTCTCCCGGATGACTTATCTGACCGTTAAGGCGTTGCGGCTCTATCACGAGCGGGGCCTGCTGACGCCCGTGCAGGTGGACCCGTCGTCGGGGTACCGCTATTACAGTCCGGACCAGCTGCCGATCGCCCAAGTCATCCGCCGGCTGCGCGATCTGGGCATGCCCTTGGACGAGTTGACCGAAGTGGTCCGCGCCGAGCAGGTCACCGATCGCAACCGGGCCATCGTGGCGCACCTGCAACGGCTCCAAGACCGCCTGGCGCAAACCCAAGCCAGCGTGGAGTCGCTGCGGGCGCTGCTCGAAGACTCCGGCGACGCCTGTGATGTCACCTATCGGTCGGTGCCGGCGACGCCGGCGGCCGCCGGCGTCGACCAGGTGGCGATGGCAGACATCGATGACTGGTGGGAGCATGCGTTCACTGAACTCGACGCTGCGGTGGCCGATGACGCTCCCGGAGTTCGCGGCGCGCTGTACTCGGCGGAGTTCTTCGAAGCCGGCGGGGGAGAGGTGATCGCGTTTCGACCGGTGGGCGCCGCGACCGCACGGGGCAGGGTGCGCACGCTGGACATTCCCGCGGCGGAACTGGCGGTGGCCGTGCACCGCGGAGCGTTCGGCGAGCTGGACCGCACCTACGCCGCGCTGGGCACCCACGTTGCCGAACGCGAACTGGGCGTCGACGGACCGATCCGCGAGCACTACCTGGTGTCCGGCTACGACACCGACGACGAGACAGCGCATCGCACCGAGGTGTGCTGGCCGATCTTTCGCACCAAATCCTGA
- a CDS encoding crotonase/enoyl-CoA hydratase family protein: MEFNTLRHEVEDGILTVYLDRPDNLNAFTVEMAEELERTFVEVNDDDAVRAVIVTGSGRAFCAGMDLSSSGNVFGLDESKSPSLADMADLDDPELARVRDTGGRVTLAIYGCRKPVIAAVNGAAVGIGATMMLAMDARLFSTKARFGLVFGKLGITPEACSTWFLPRIVGVPTALDLLYRADILDAESARACGIAQSIHEPEPLLAEARALADAWTKGRSPVSFALIRQMLYRNSAQPDPVQAHRVDSLAMFYTSIGDGADGVRAFLEKRDAQFTSQASQMPPFYDEWVKPV, encoded by the coding sequence ATGGAGTTCAACACGCTGCGTCACGAAGTCGAAGACGGCATTCTCACCGTGTACCTGGACCGACCGGACAACCTCAACGCGTTCACCGTCGAAATGGCCGAGGAGCTGGAGCGCACCTTCGTCGAGGTCAACGACGACGACGCCGTCCGTGCGGTGATCGTCACCGGCTCCGGGCGTGCGTTCTGTGCGGGCATGGACCTGTCCAGCTCGGGCAACGTGTTCGGGCTCGACGAGTCCAAGTCGCCGTCACTGGCCGACATGGCCGACCTCGACGACCCGGAGCTGGCCCGGGTGCGCGACACCGGCGGGCGGGTGACGCTGGCGATCTATGGCTGCCGCAAGCCGGTGATCGCCGCGGTCAACGGCGCGGCGGTCGGGATCGGTGCCACCATGATGCTGGCGATGGACGCCCGGCTGTTCTCGACCAAGGCGCGCTTCGGTCTGGTGTTCGGGAAGCTGGGGATCACCCCGGAGGCATGCTCGACGTGGTTTCTGCCCCGCATTGTCGGAGTGCCAACGGCTTTGGATCTGCTCTACCGCGCCGACATCCTCGACGCCGAGAGCGCGCGCGCCTGCGGGATCGCCCAGTCCATCCATGAACCCGAGCCCCTGCTGGCCGAGGCGCGGGCGCTGGCGGATGCCTGGACCAAGGGCCGCTCGCCGGTCTCGTTCGCGTTGATCCGCCAGATGCTCTACCGCAACTCCGCGCAGCCCGACCCGGTGCAGGCGCACCGGGTGGACTCGCTGGCGATGTTCTACACCAGCATCGGCGACGGCGCCGACGGCGTGCGCGCGTTCCTGGAGAAGCGCGACGCCCAGTTCACCTCCCAGGCCTCGCAGATGCCGCCGTTCTACGACGAGTGGGTCAAGCCCGTATAG
- a CDS encoding sterol desaturase family protein, with protein sequence MFDLIAHAIPVFVLCLLLEAVSFAVRPDDDERGYELRDTGTSLTMGIGNVIINIGWKLVVLAVFSGVYLLAPVHLPAANPLTWIALFVADDIAYYWYHRTHHTIRVFWASHVVHHSSQHYNLSTALRQTWTPFTAVPFWILLAFAGFAPWMILLQQSVSLLYQFFIHTERVGKLWRPIEFIFNTPSHHRVHHGANAQYLDKNYGGILIVWDRLFGTFQPEAERVVYGLTKNINTFNPVRVATHEYVAIWRDIRAARSWRAVWGHLFRGPGWQPAG encoded by the coding sequence ATGTTCGACCTAATCGCACACGCCATCCCGGTCTTCGTGCTCTGCCTGCTGCTGGAAGCCGTGTCGTTCGCCGTGCGGCCCGACGACGACGAGCGCGGCTACGAACTGCGCGATACCGGCACCAGTCTCACGATGGGCATCGGCAATGTGATCATCAACATCGGCTGGAAGCTGGTGGTACTGGCGGTCTTCAGCGGGGTCTACCTGCTGGCGCCGGTCCACCTGCCGGCCGCCAACCCGCTGACCTGGATCGCGCTGTTCGTCGCCGACGACATCGCCTACTACTGGTATCACCGCACGCACCACACCATCCGGGTGTTCTGGGCCAGCCACGTGGTGCACCACTCCAGCCAGCACTACAACCTGTCCACGGCCCTGCGCCAGACCTGGACGCCGTTCACCGCGGTGCCGTTCTGGATCCTGTTGGCGTTCGCCGGTTTCGCCCCGTGGATGATCCTGCTGCAGCAGTCGGTCAGCCTGCTCTACCAGTTCTTCATCCACACCGAACGGGTCGGCAAGCTCTGGCGGCCCATCGAATTCATCTTCAACACCCCGTCACACCATCGGGTGCACCACGGGGCGAACGCCCAATATCTCGACAAGAACTACGGGGGAATCCTCATCGTCTGGGATCGGCTGTTCGGCACCTTCCAACCCGAGGCAGAGCGCGTCGTCTACGGCTTGACCAAGAACATCAACACGTTCAACCCGGTGCGGGTAGCCACCCATGAGTACGTCGCGATCTGGCGCGATATCCGCGCGGCGCGCAGTTGGCGTGCGGTGTGGGGCCACCTCTTTCGCGGCCCGGGCTGGCAGCCGGCCGGCTAG
- a CDS encoding GntR family transcriptional regulator gives MDLAPISRTALSDTIFVRLVEEILTGRLHAGEPLPSERELALTLQVNRHAVREALKRLQQAGLVRISHGGKTRVLDWRQSAGLDALTGLAIAGAIPARQIIGDVAVMRRSIAADAARLCARNASAQQRSAITAAAAEYPTSGDLTAVSDADLAFWIAVIDGSGNIAYRLALNTLVAAYDEMGREAIYALGAAEFADRSAHIDLAAAIAAADEDTAYRRADELLIRFVTACQAGAEEED, from the coding sequence ATGGACCTGGCGCCCATCTCCCGCACCGCGCTCTCCGACACGATCTTCGTGCGGCTTGTCGAAGAGATCCTGACCGGACGCCTGCACGCCGGCGAACCGCTTCCGTCGGAACGCGAACTGGCGCTGACCCTGCAGGTCAACCGGCATGCCGTCCGCGAAGCGCTCAAGCGACTGCAGCAGGCGGGACTGGTCCGGATTAGCCACGGCGGGAAGACCCGGGTGCTGGACTGGCGCCAAAGCGCCGGCCTGGACGCCTTGACCGGACTGGCCATCGCCGGGGCGATTCCGGCCCGTCAGATCATCGGCGACGTGGCGGTGATGCGCCGCTCGATCGCCGCGGACGCGGCACGCCTGTGCGCGCGGAACGCTTCAGCGCAGCAGCGGTCCGCGATCACCGCGGCTGCCGCGGAATACCCGACGTCCGGGGATCTCACGGCGGTCAGCGACGCCGACCTGGCGTTCTGGATCGCCGTCATCGACGGCTCGGGCAATATTGCCTACCGGCTGGCTCTCAACACCTTGGTCGCCGCCTACGACGAGATGGGCCGCGAGGCCATCTACGCGCTGGGAGCCGCCGAATTTGCCGACCGCAGCGCACACATAGATCTGGCCGCGGCGATCGCCGCCGCCGACGAGGACACCGCCTACCGCCGCGCCGACGAGTTGCTGATCCGGTTCGTCACGGCCTGCCAGGCCGGCGCCGAGGAAGAGGACTAG
- a CDS encoding DUF3556 domain-containing protein: MGFLKPELPVVDFAEWSKGTRSEKIRPMARHWAEVGFGTPVVLHLFYVLKIGLYILGARLFALSTAGIDGFTQVRQWWSEPIVFEKVVLYTMLFEVIGLGCGFGPLNNRFFPPMGSILYWLRPGTIRLPPWPRRIPLTAGTGRTPLDASLYAALLVMLLVALVSDGTGPIAALHTEVGVLPHWQILTILGILAAIGLRDKVIFLAARGEVYAPLAAAFLFTGVDMIIAAKAIFMVIWMGAATSKLNRHFPFVISTMMSNNPLIRPKALKRAFFKNFPEDLRPGGPSKALAHLSTAIEMLVPLPLFFCHGGLPTAIAAFVMVCFHLGILAAIPMGVPLEWNVFMIFGVLSLFVAHADLGLSDVNNPLAVGLLFAVSAGTVVLGNLFPHKVSFLPGMRYYAGNWDTTLWCVKPSADEKIARGIVAIASMPAAQLERFYGSAEAAQIPIYMGYAFRGFNTHGRALFSLAHRAMADGDESDYSLTDGERICSTAVGWNFGDGHMTNEQLIEALQQRCGFEPGEVRVVILDAQPIHRQTQAYRLVDAATGEFERGYVKVADMVERQPWQDDLPIYVDSAPRRA, encoded by the coding sequence ATGGGATTTCTCAAACCTGAACTGCCCGTTGTCGACTTCGCCGAATGGAGCAAGGGCACGCGCAGCGAGAAGATCCGGCCGATGGCCCGGCACTGGGCCGAGGTGGGTTTCGGCACGCCCGTGGTGTTGCACCTGTTCTACGTGCTCAAGATCGGCCTCTACATCCTGGGCGCCCGGCTGTTTGCGTTGAGCACCGCCGGTATCGACGGCTTCACGCAAGTGCGGCAATGGTGGAGTGAACCGATCGTCTTCGAGAAGGTCGTGCTCTACACGATGCTCTTTGAGGTGATCGGACTGGGCTGCGGCTTCGGCCCGCTCAACAACCGCTTCTTCCCGCCGATGGGCTCGATCCTGTACTGGTTGCGGCCCGGCACCATTCGGCTGCCACCGTGGCCGCGGCGCATTCCGCTGACCGCCGGAACCGGCCGCACCCCACTGGATGCCAGCCTGTACGCGGCATTGCTGGTGATGCTGCTGGTGGCCCTGGTCTCCGACGGGACGGGTCCCATCGCCGCGCTGCACACCGAAGTCGGGGTGTTGCCGCACTGGCAGATCCTGACGATTCTGGGAATCCTGGCGGCGATCGGCCTGCGGGACAAGGTGATCTTCCTGGCCGCGCGCGGTGAGGTGTACGCGCCGTTGGCGGCGGCGTTCCTGTTCACCGGTGTCGACATGATCATCGCGGCCAAAGCGATCTTCATGGTGATCTGGATGGGCGCGGCGACGTCAAAGCTCAACCGGCATTTCCCGTTCGTGATCTCGACGATGATGAGCAACAACCCGCTGATTCGGCCGAAGGCACTCAAACGCGCCTTCTTCAAGAACTTCCCGGAAGACCTGCGCCCCGGTGGGCCGTCGAAGGCACTGGCGCATCTGAGCACGGCGATCGAGATGCTGGTTCCGCTACCGCTGTTCTTCTGCCACGGCGGCCTGCCCACCGCGATCGCGGCCTTCGTCATGGTCTGTTTCCACCTCGGCATCCTGGCGGCGATCCCGATGGGGGTGCCGCTGGAGTGGAACGTCTTCATGATCTTCGGGGTGCTGTCGTTGTTCGTCGCGCACGCCGATCTCGGGCTCTCCGACGTCAACAACCCGCTGGCGGTGGGACTGCTGTTCGCCGTCAGCGCGGGCACGGTGGTGCTGGGCAACCTGTTCCCGCACAAGGTGTCGTTCCTGCCCGGGATGCGCTACTACGCCGGCAACTGGGACACCACGCTGTGGTGTGTGAAGCCGTCGGCCGACGAGAAGATCGCACGCGGAATCGTGGCGATCGCCAGCATGCCGGCCGCGCAGCTGGAACGGTTCTACGGCAGCGCGGAGGCCGCGCAGATCCCGATCTACATGGGCTATGCGTTCCGCGGCTTCAACACCCACGGCCGGGCGCTGTTCAGTCTGGCGCATCGGGCGATGGCCGACGGCGACGAGAGCGACTACTCGCTGACCGATGGCGAGCGGATCTGTTCGACGGCGGTCGGCTGGAACTTCGGTGATGGCCACATGACCAACGAGCAGCTGATCGAGGCGTTGCAGCAGCGCTGCGGATTCGAGCCGGGGGAGGTGCGCGTGGTGATTCTCGATGCGCAGCCGATCCATCGGCAGACCCAGGCCTACCGGCTGGTGGACGCCGCCACCGGTGAGTTCGAACGCGGCTACGTCAAGGTCGCCGACATGGTGGAGCGTCAGCCCTGGCAGGACGACCTGCCGATCTACGTGGATTCCGCTCCCCGTCGAGCGTGA
- a CDS encoding TetR/AcrR family transcriptional regulator gives MAGHDWLVGGDRRSAGAERIYAAATDLVIRDGLDALDIDVLAARVHCSRATIYRHAGGKTEIRDAVLARAAARIVDTVRQAVAGRSGAQRVVTAIASALQRIRSDPLGQLMVGSVRGTQEMNRLAASPMLAGFARDLSGLSEDDRQAAQWVVRVVLSLLCWPVGDAETEQQILERFVAPAFAGDGFAAQT, from the coding sequence TTGGCAGGCCATGACTGGCTGGTGGGTGGTGACCGTCGTAGTGCGGGCGCCGAACGCATCTACGCCGCAGCGACCGACCTGGTGATTCGCGACGGGCTGGATGCCTTGGACATCGACGTCTTGGCCGCCCGGGTGCATTGCTCGCGGGCCACCATCTATCGGCATGCCGGGGGCAAGACCGAGATCCGCGATGCCGTCCTGGCCCGCGCGGCCGCGCGCATCGTCGATACCGTGCGCCAAGCGGTCGCTGGGCGCAGCGGAGCCCAACGGGTGGTCACCGCGATCGCGTCCGCGCTGCAGCGGATCCGCTCGGATCCGCTGGGCCAACTGATGGTCGGCTCGGTGCGCGGCACCCAGGAGATGAACCGGTTGGCCGCATCACCGATGCTTGCCGGCTTCGCCCGCGATCTCAGTGGCCTGAGCGAGGACGATCGGCAGGCCGCGCAGTGGGTCGTGCGGGTGGTGCTGTCGCTGTTGTGCTGGCCGGTCGGCGATGCCGAGACCGAACAGCAGATTCTGGAGCGCTTCGTCGCACCGGCCTTCGCGGGGGACGGTTTCGCCGCGCAGACCTAG
- a CDS encoding cytochrome P450 — MGTDQIGLRLFDDACIQDPYPLYERMLAAGPVHPIGDSGFYAVCGWDAVTEAVARAEDFSSNLTGTMLYQPDGTVGTFEMDGLGGPTQVLATADDPAHAAHRKMLVPQLAAKRIRAVEPFIAETMDRLWHDGVRGGRIEWMSAVANRLPMMIVTRLIGVPDEDVDQLVAWSYTGTQLLEGLVDSDDLAAAGVAVVELAGYISDHFGRAALDPRDNLLGDLAVACASGALDTVTAQVMMITLFSAGGESTASLIGSAAWALATRPEIQRRVRESPELIGPFLEEVLRCESPFRGHYRHVRRDTSLGGVDLPAGSRLLLLWGAANRDPSRYAEPSEFRLDRPPQSHLAFGKGAHFCVGAALARLEARIVIGELLARTAHLGVGEAGRWLPSLLVRRLKHLELTAIG, encoded by the coding sequence ATGGGGACAGACCAGATCGGCCTGCGCCTGTTCGACGACGCGTGCATTCAGGACCCCTATCCGCTGTACGAACGGATGCTCGCCGCGGGACCAGTGCACCCGATCGGCGACTCCGGCTTCTACGCGGTCTGCGGCTGGGACGCGGTCACCGAAGCCGTCGCGCGGGCGGAAGACTTCTCCTCGAACCTGACCGGGACCATGCTGTACCAGCCGGATGGCACGGTGGGCACCTTTGAGATGGACGGCCTCGGTGGGCCCACCCAGGTGCTGGCCACCGCCGACGACCCGGCGCACGCCGCGCACCGCAAGATGCTGGTGCCACAGCTGGCGGCCAAGCGCATCCGCGCCGTCGAGCCGTTCATCGCCGAGACGATGGATCGGCTGTGGCACGACGGGGTCCGCGGTGGACGCATCGAGTGGATGAGCGCCGTCGCCAATCGGCTTCCGATGATGATCGTGACGCGGCTGATCGGTGTTCCCGACGAGGACGTCGATCAGCTGGTGGCCTGGAGCTATACGGGCACCCAACTGTTGGAGGGGCTGGTCGACTCCGACGATCTGGCCGCCGCGGGTGTCGCCGTCGTGGAGCTCGCCGGCTACATCAGCGATCACTTCGGGCGGGCCGCGCTCGATCCCCGTGACAATCTGCTCGGCGACCTGGCCGTCGCCTGCGCCTCCGGGGCCCTCGACACCGTCACCGCCCAGGTCATGATGATCACCCTGTTCAGCGCCGGCGGCGAATCGACGGCATCGCTGATCGGTTCGGCCGCCTGGGCTTTGGCGACGCGCCCGGAGATTCAGCGTCGGGTTCGCGAGTCACCGGAACTGATCGGCCCGTTCCTCGAAGAGGTGTTGCGGTGCGAGTCGCCGTTTCGCGGTCACTACCGGCACGTCCGGCGCGACACCAGCCTCGGCGGGGTGGACCTGCCGGCCGGATCACGCCTGCTGCTGCTGTGGGGCGCAGCCAACCGGGACCCGTCACGCTACGCCGAGCCGAGCGAATTCCGCTTGGACCGTCCACCGCAAAGTCACCTGGCCTTCGGCAAGGGCGCGCATTTCTGCGTCGGCGCCGCCCTGGCGCGCCTGGAGGCCAGGATCGTGATCGGCGAACTGCTGGCACGCACCGCACACCTAGGCGTCGGCGAGGCCGGCCGTTGGCTGCCCAGCCTGCTGGTGCGGCGGCTCAAGCACCTGGAGCTCACAGCGATCGGCTGA
- a CDS encoding acyl-CoA dehydrogenase family protein: MSQLFPDYRPFWETDQHRELRKHAAEFLRKEATPHQERWVAQHGVDREFWNKAGDAGLLGLDLPEEFGGAGGDYAMHSVVQEELVYAHDQCFGFSVHSPIVAHYLYAYGNDEQRKRWLPKVISGEAVLAIAMTEPGTGSDLQSVRTSAVRDGDHYVINGSKTFISNGTHCDLLVIVAKTDPSQGAAGVSLIVAETNGLAGFERGRVLQKIGQHGQDTRELFFTDMRVPVANLLGEQEGLGFYQLMDQLARERLIIGTLCAALAEAAVLEAIRYSKEREAFGRPIGNFQHTKFVLAECKTDTLAIKTLVDYAISQYVGGKNDPMTASMAKLFAAEKSDQVVDKCLQIFGGYGYMAEYPIANMYTGSRVNRIYGGTSEIMKEIISRSL, encoded by the coding sequence ATGTCGCAACTGTTCCCCGATTACCGCCCGTTCTGGGAGACCGACCAGCACCGCGAACTGCGCAAGCACGCCGCGGAGTTCCTGCGCAAGGAGGCCACCCCGCATCAGGAGCGCTGGGTCGCCCAACACGGCGTAGACCGCGAATTCTGGAACAAGGCCGGCGACGCCGGGCTGCTGGGACTGGATCTGCCCGAGGAGTTCGGCGGAGCCGGCGGCGACTACGCCATGCACTCGGTGGTCCAGGAAGAATTGGTCTACGCCCACGACCAATGCTTCGGCTTCTCGGTGCATTCACCGATCGTGGCGCATTACCTGTATGCCTACGGCAACGACGAGCAACGCAAACGCTGGCTGCCCAAGGTCATCAGCGGCGAGGCGGTGCTGGCCATCGCGATGACGGAGCCGGGGACCGGCTCGGATCTACAGTCGGTGCGCACCAGCGCGGTGCGCGACGGCGACCACTACGTCATCAACGGCTCGAAGACGTTCATCTCCAACGGGACCCACTGCGATCTGCTGGTGATCGTCGCCAAGACCGACCCGTCCCAGGGGGCGGCCGGGGTGTCGCTGATCGTCGCCGAGACCAACGGACTGGCTGGCTTCGAACGTGGGCGGGTGTTGCAGAAGATCGGCCAGCACGGCCAGGACACCCGGGAGCTGTTCTTCACCGACATGCGGGTGCCGGTGGCCAACCTGCTCGGGGAGCAGGAGGGGCTGGGGTTCTATCAGCTGATGGACCAGTTGGCCCGGGAGCGGCTGATCATCGGGACGCTGTGCGCGGCGCTGGCCGAGGCGGCGGTGCTGGAGGCCATCCGCTACTCCAAGGAGCGTGAGGCATTCGGCCGGCCGATCGGCAACTTTCAGCACACCAAATTCGTGCTGGCCGAATGCAAGACGGACACGCTCGCGATCAAGACCCTGGTCGACTACGCGATCAGCCAGTACGTCGGCGGCAAGAACGATCCGATGACCGCGTCGATGGCCAAACTGTTCGCCGCGGAGAAATCCGATCAGGTGGTCGACAAGTGCCTGCAGATCTTCGGCGGCTACGGCTACATGGCCGAATACCCGATCGCCAACATGTACACCGGTTCGCGGGTGAACCGGATCTACGGCGGCACCAGCGAGATCATGAAGGAGATCATCAGCCGATCGCTGTGA
- the tnpB gene encoding IS607 family element RNA-guided endonuclease TnpB has protein sequence MARFEIPQGRTAQAYRFALDPTPTQLRALASHAGAARFAHNHMLALVKAVMHQRAAERSYGMADSELTPVLGWSLPALRKVWNQRKALCAPWWGENSKEAYNTGLDGLARGLDAWSSSRRGRRAGRAVGFPRFKSARAPRSVRFTTGVIRIEADRRHVTLPRLGAVRTHESTRKLARRIEAGTARILSATVRQDSAGRWYCALQAIVEAKARPAHARHSAHAVVGVDVGVKADSLLVVATPEGLEVARIAAPKSLSAAQSRLRALQRRAARQRGPYDAQTRARQQPSKRWRRTQARIGRIHAHAAAVRRDVLHKATTTLAQQHDVVVVETLNAAGMRAAGGARKRGLNRALADAALAEIRRMLVYKSRWYGSHLVEADRFYPSSKTCTACGRRKSNLTLADRVFQCDECGKQIDRDLGAAINLARLGVPTQLGEQSPAGSGPVAGRGATCETEPALAGDAAGREASTQHHRRVDQTGTASPKGEAA, from the coding sequence ATGGCTAGGTTCGAGATTCCGCAGGGGCGGACGGCGCAGGCCTACCGGTTTGCGTTAGATCCCACGCCAACTCAGTTGCGGGCGTTGGCGTCTCATGCTGGTGCGGCGCGGTTTGCGCATAATCACATGTTGGCGTTGGTGAAGGCGGTGATGCACCAGCGGGCAGCCGAGCGCAGCTACGGCATGGCTGACTCTGAGTTGACCCCGGTGCTGGGGTGGTCGTTGCCGGCGCTGCGCAAGGTCTGGAATCAGCGCAAGGCGTTGTGTGCGCCGTGGTGGGGCGAGAACTCCAAGGAGGCCTACAACACTGGCCTGGATGGGTTGGCCCGTGGGTTGGACGCCTGGTCGTCGTCACGGCGTGGCCGGCGCGCCGGCCGGGCGGTCGGGTTTCCCCGGTTCAAATCGGCTCGGGCGCCGAGGTCGGTGCGCTTCACGACCGGAGTCATCCGGATTGAGGCGGACCGTCGCCATGTCACGTTGCCGCGACTGGGCGCGGTCCGGACGCATGAATCGACCCGTAAGCTGGCCCGCCGGATTGAGGCCGGGACGGCGCGGATCTTGTCCGCCACCGTGCGCCAAGACAGTGCCGGGCGCTGGTACTGCGCACTGCAAGCCATCGTCGAAGCCAAAGCGAGGCCTGCACACGCACGCCATTCGGCACATGCAGTGGTCGGTGTCGACGTTGGGGTGAAGGCCGACAGTCTGCTGGTAGTTGCGACACCCGAGGGCCTGGAAGTCGCGCGCATTGCTGCACCGAAGTCATTGAGCGCGGCGCAATCGCGGTTGCGCGCCCTGCAGCGTCGGGCCGCCCGCCAACGTGGCCCGTATGACGCGCAGACCCGGGCTCGCCAGCAGCCGTCGAAGCGGTGGCGGCGCACGCAGGCCCGCATCGGCCGCATACACGCCCATGCCGCGGCGGTGCGCCGCGACGTCCTGCACAAGGCAACCACCACCTTGGCGCAGCAGCACGATGTCGTGGTGGTGGAGACCCTCAACGCTGCGGGCATGCGAGCCGCGGGCGGGGCTCGCAAGCGCGGCCTCAATCGGGCCCTGGCTGATGCTGCCCTCGCTGAAATCCGGCGTATGCTGGTCTACAAAAGTCGTTGGTACGGCAGTCATCTGGTGGAAGCCGACCGGTTTTATCCGTCATCGAAGACGTGCACGGCTTGCGGGAGGCGAAAGTCAAACCTCACCCTGGCCGATCGAGTCTTTCAGTGTGACGAATGCGGTAAACAGATCGACCGTGATCTGGGTGCTGCGATCAACCTCGCCCGACTCGGCGTGCCCACACAGTTGGGTGAACAGAGTCCCGCCGGGAGTGGCCCGGTGGCAGGACGTGGAGCCACGTGTGAGACCGAACCCGCGCTCGCGGGCGACGCCGCAGGCCGCGAAGCGTCAACCCAGCACCACCGCCGAGTGGATCAGACTGGGACCGCCTCACCAAAAGGCGAGGCTGCCTAA